The Candidatus Gracilibacteria bacterium genome window below encodes:
- a CDS encoding DEAD/DEAH box helicase → MKFSELQIIPPILAALETEGYTTPTPIQAKAIPLVLQRRDLLGVAQTGTGKTAAFAIPIIQLLSEDRHLAPGRRVIRGLILTPTRELAIQIAESFGNYGRNTKLKYTVIFGGVNQHSQVQTLQQGIDVLIATPGRLLDLMNQGYVDLRHIQFFVLDEADRMLDMGFVHDVKKVIAKIPAKRQSLFFSATMPPAIVELSRSILTNPARVEVTPVSSTADTVNQAVYFVDKENKKHLLLEVLKDKNIERILVFTRTKHGADKVVKELMKVGVNAQAIHGNKTQNARQTALKNFKAKTTRVLVATDIAARGIDIDELTHVVNFELPNIPESYVHRIGRTGRAGASGIALAFCDAEEKEYLRDIQKLIGKQIPVIDNHPYPLKNHTVVKAPPKPQRPPRPKPSPGKGNGVHAPLIKGGRGDGGPKPSHKIPPRRW, encoded by the coding sequence ATGAAATTCTCCGAACTCCAGATAATCCCGCCAATTCTCGCTGCCCTCGAAACCGAGTGATACACGACACCCACGCCTATTCAAGCGAAAGCTATTCCTCTCGTCCTCCAGCGCCGAGACCTCCTCGGAGTCGCACAGACGGGAACAGGTAAAACAGCGGCTTTTGCGATTCCTATTATCCAACTCCTCAGTGAAGATAGACATCTCGCACCAGGCAGAAGAGTGATTCGTGGGCTGATTCTTACACCAACACGAGAGCTCGCCATCCAGATTGCCGAGAGTTTTGGGAATTATGGACGAAATACGAAATTGAAATACACCGTTATCTTTGGTGGTGTGAATCAGCACAGCCAAGTCCAAACGCTCCAACAAGGTATCGATGTCCTCATCGCAACGCCAGGACGGCTACTCGATCTCATGAATCAAGGATATGTCGATCTTCGCCATATTCAATTTTTTGTCCTCGATGAAGCCGATAGAATGCTCGATATGGGCTTCGTCCATGATGTCAAAAAGGTCATTGCAAAAATTCCTGCAAAACGACAGTCCCTTTTTTTCTCAGCGACCATGCCTCCTGCTATAGTCGAACTGTCCCGGAGTATTCTCACAAACCCAGCCCGTGTCGAAGTCACCCCAGTTTCGAGCACCGCCGATACTGTCAACCAAGCTGTCTACTTTGTCGACAAAGAGAACAAGAAACATCTTCTCCTAGAGGTTTTGAAGGATAAAAATATTGAGCGAATCCTCGTCTTCACTCGGACAAAACACGGTGCTGACAAGGTCGTCAAAGAACTGATGAAAGTAGGAGTCAACGCTCAAGCAATTCATGGAAATAAGACACAAAATGCCAGGCAGACAGCCCTCAAAAACTTCAAAGCAAAGACGACTCGTGTCCTCGTGGCAACGGACATTGCAGCGAGAGGAATCGACATAGACGAACTAACCCATGTCGTGAATTTTGAGCTACCAAATATCCCAGAATCCTATGTCCATCGTATCGGTCGAACTGGTCGAGCAGGAGCGAGCGGTATCGCTCTCGCTTTCTGTGATGCAGAAGAAAAAGAATACCTCCGCGATATCCAAAAACTTATCGGAAAACAAATCCCCGTTATCGACAATCATCCCTATCCTCTCAAAAATCACACAGTAGTAAAAGCTCCGCCAAAACCACAGAGACCACCAAGACCCAAACCGAGT
- a CDS encoding SRPBCC domain-containing protein, giving the protein MSQLSVSVLVKAPLEKVWNAFWQPEAIIHWSHASDDWHCPKAIGEEPKVDGIFINTFAAKDGSFQFDFTAKYDEVVPMKKLVYTIGEMKEYFLDAGRKVEVTFEQKENGGIRVTEVFDAEEIHSYEIQIAGWQAILDNFRDYTESAL; this is encoded by the coding sequence ATGTCTCAACTCTCTGTCTCTGTGCTCGTCAAAGCACCGCTTGAAAAGGTCTGGAATGCATTTTGGCAACCAGAAGCAATAATACATTGGAGTCACGCATCAGATGACTGGCACTGTCCAAAGGCCATCGGTGAAGAACCAAAAGTGGATGGTATTTTTATCAATACTTTTGCTGCAAAAGACGGCAGTTTCCAATTTGATTTCACTGCCAAATATGACGAAGTGGTGCCGATGAAAAAACTCGTCTATACGATAGGAGAAATGAAAGAATATTTCCTCGATGCGGGTAGAAAAGTAGAAGTTACCTTTGAGCAAAAAGAAAATGGTGGCATACGAGTGACGGAAGTATTTGATGCAGAAGAAATCCATTCATATGAAATACAGATAGCAGGTTGGCAGGCTATTCTGGATAATTTCCGAGACTACACAGAATCAGCATTGTAA